The following are encoded in a window of Litoribacterium kuwaitense genomic DNA:
- a CDS encoding lysine N(6)-hydroxylase/L-ornithine N(5)-oxygenase family protein, translating into MNTEQTRYDMIGIGAGPYGLGLAAMCEQQGLTSLFFDRSNTLAWHPGMLIENANLQTSFLADLATFVDPTSPYTFLNYLKEQERLQAFFFYQRLDVPRAEYSRYLEWVGNQLQNVRLNHDVYDVKDHPSGDGYEVYVTNVATNEVSIFHTKHVALATGYQPNVPTDADLSLPGVFHSSAYVFARSVCERAERVAIIGSGQSAAEIFLDLLSSQQEYPHRELHWMTRSAGFMQMESAKLGQEVFSPDFVRYFHPLSYEKRQSLLPVLSPLRKGIDPETLRSIYNQLYEQTIATDPNISILARSSFRQMALLADGKKRLTFHHQDKEADFTIDADVVIFATGDKPRLPDWLFANYEEDIIFEDEARRQFAVGKNYHLSFAKPRTHHLYMLTNLEHSHGPAATNLGLAVYRNARIINDVLNKDVYTIPNKTVFQDFSP; encoded by the coding sequence ATGAACACAGAACAAACGCGATATGACATGATTGGAATTGGTGCCGGTCCTTATGGTCTTGGGCTTGCTGCGATGTGTGAGCAGCAAGGTCTGACTTCTCTATTCTTTGACCGCAGTAACACTTTAGCCTGGCACCCAGGAATGCTTATTGAAAATGCGAATTTACAAACGTCTTTTTTAGCCGATCTCGCAACGTTTGTAGACCCTACATCCCCTTATACATTTTTAAATTATTTAAAAGAACAAGAGCGCCTACAGGCATTCTTTTTCTATCAGCGTTTGGACGTGCCGCGAGCCGAATACAGTCGTTATTTAGAGTGGGTCGGAAATCAATTACAAAACGTTCGATTGAATCATGACGTGTACGATGTAAAAGATCATCCAAGTGGCGATGGATATGAAGTTTATGTAACAAATGTCGCTACCAATGAGGTCAGTATTTTTCACACAAAGCACGTGGCTTTGGCAACGGGATACCAACCGAATGTTCCAACTGACGCAGACCTCTCTTTGCCAGGTGTGTTTCATTCGTCCGCTTACGTATTTGCGCGCTCCGTGTGTGAGCGGGCGGAGCGCGTCGCGATCATTGGATCCGGGCAGAGCGCAGCAGAAATATTTTTAGATTTGCTCTCTTCACAGCAGGAATACCCTCATCGAGAGCTCCATTGGATGACACGTTCTGCCGGTTTTATGCAAATGGAGTCTGCAAAGCTTGGACAGGAAGTGTTTTCTCCTGACTTTGTTCGTTATTTTCATCCTCTTTCCTATGAAAAACGGCAGAGCCTTTTGCCGGTGCTTTCTCCTCTACGTAAAGGCATTGACCCAGAAACGTTGCGCAGCATTTACAACCAACTTTATGAGCAAACGATTGCTACAGATCCAAACATTAGTATCTTGGCTCGATCCTCTTTTCGACAGATGGCATTGTTAGCGGATGGAAAAAAGCGGCTGACGTTTCATCATCAAGATAAAGAAGCTGATTTTACGATAGACGCAGATGTGGTCATTTTTGCAACTGGTGACAAGCCGCGGCTTCCGGATTGGCTCTTTGCTAATTATGAAGAAGACATCATATTTGAAGATGAAGCACGTAGACAATTTGCCGTTGGGAAGAACTATCACCTATCTTTTGCCAAGCCACGTACACATCATCTTTACATGCTGACAAACCTTGAGCATAGCCATGGCCCCGCTGCAACCAATCTCGGATTAGCTGTGTATCGAAATGCACGTATCATCAATGATGTTTTAAATAAGGACGTTTATACAATCCCGAATAAAACCGTTTTTCAAGATTTCTCACCTTGA
- a CDS encoding AraC family transcriptional regulator: MTLLQYHLSQYPNGDTIFPFHIDIHPIERTFPTHRHDFLECAYVQSGTGTEEVNGQSFSLQPGTLAFIRPFDTHAIHCDQTEGSLVLYNINFRPELFASWELASSSLYPLLYERSKWPHSHVQLQGEARKRAEVLTKDMHKAYLSSSPHRYVRLQAQLTDLLLLFFEAAQNQPAKEGTRPADTWQVLDYIHAHFREPLRLKDLASTFHVSASYLSEKIISMCGKPFTAYLHELRVRHACSLLHATRMAIADIAEASGFVSIKTFSRVFKSYTGKTPSAYRKETQWE, from the coding sequence TTGACACTTCTACAGTATCATCTCTCTCAATACCCGAATGGAGATACGATATTTCCATTTCATATTGATATCCATCCGATTGAACGAACATTTCCTACGCATCGCCATGACTTTTTAGAATGTGCGTATGTACAGAGCGGGACCGGTACAGAGGAAGTGAACGGTCAGTCTTTCTCACTCCAACCAGGGACGCTCGCGTTTATTCGACCCTTTGACACACATGCAATTCATTGTGATCAAACGGAAGGGTCTCTCGTTTTATATAACATCAATTTTCGCCCAGAACTGTTTGCTTCCTGGGAGCTCGCCTCTTCATCATTGTATCCACTTCTCTATGAGCGCTCAAAGTGGCCACACAGTCATGTGCAATTGCAGGGCGAAGCGCGCAAACGTGCCGAAGTGTTAACGAAGGATATGCATAAAGCATACCTTAGCTCTTCACCACATCGCTACGTGCGTCTGCAAGCCCAGTTAACTGATTTACTACTTCTTTTCTTTGAAGCCGCACAAAATCAACCTGCAAAAGAAGGAACACGTCCAGCGGACACGTGGCAAGTGCTCGATTATATTCACGCCCACTTTCGCGAACCGTTGCGTTTAAAAGACTTAGCTTCTACATTTCATGTCAGTGCCTCTTATTTAAGTGAAAAAATCATCTCAATGTGCGGCAAACCTTTTACAGCCTATTTGCACGAGCTCCGTGTTCGGCACGCATGCAGTCTATTGCACGCAACTCGTATGGCCATCGCGGATATTGCCGAAGCAAGCGGCTTTGTCTCGATAAAAACTTTTTCACGTGTATTTAAATCTTATACAGGAAAAACACCCTCTGCATACCGAAAAGAGACGCAATGGGAATAA
- a CDS encoding diacylglycerol/lipid kinase family protein has product MNLNRVALLVNPNAGNQAWLEHLDDVRQTLAQRFANVDIYKTTSAEHAQQLVDEIHTNVDVLIGAGGDGTIYQLTNALARLEQRPVFAILPCGTANDFSRAIGMAQDPIAALEQIMQMKVEPVDIGFDGQQYFLNFWGIGLITTVSEQVQNKDALGRLSYYISTLQNMNETEPFHVRIQSDTFEYEGEAVMVLVGNSPFTGGLRAFFPNNHLQDGTFDILIIKNSTLPTFLQMFRSRITQLPAEHENVIYHEAKQLYIEATPQQNIDCDGERRYNTPATIKNLQQYLRIIVGNDLTPH; this is encoded by the coding sequence ATGAATTTAAACAGGGTCGCTTTACTCGTCAATCCAAACGCAGGCAATCAAGCGTGGCTTGAGCATTTAGATGACGTGCGCCAGACGCTTGCACAACGTTTTGCCAACGTAGACATTTACAAAACGACATCAGCTGAACATGCTCAACAGCTCGTTGATGAAATCCATACAAATGTAGATGTGCTCATTGGAGCGGGCGGGGATGGCACAATTTATCAATTAACAAACGCTCTCGCTCGCCTTGAACAAAGGCCTGTATTTGCCATACTTCCGTGCGGAACAGCCAATGATTTTTCGCGCGCGATTGGAATGGCACAAGACCCAATTGCTGCGCTCGAACAAATTATGCAAATGAAAGTAGAACCCGTTGATATCGGCTTTGACGGTCAGCAATACTTTTTGAATTTCTGGGGAATCGGTTTAATTACAACCGTATCGGAGCAAGTACAAAATAAAGACGCCTTAGGGCGGCTTTCATATTACATCAGCACTTTACAAAATATGAATGAAACAGAACCGTTTCACGTTCGCATTCAAAGCGACACGTTTGAATACGAGGGCGAGGCGGTGATGGTGCTCGTTGGCAATAGTCCGTTTACAGGTGGACTGCGTGCCTTTTTCCCGAACAACCATTTACAGGACGGGACCTTTGACATACTCATTATAAAAAACTCGACGTTACCTACTTTCTTGCAAATGTTTCGTTCGCGCATCACTCAGCTGCCAGCTGAGCATGAGAACGTTATTTATCATGAAGCGAAGCAGTTGTACATCGAAGCGACACCTCAGCAGAATATAGACTGTGACGGGGAGCGGCGCTACAACACACCCGCTACAATTAAAAACCTACAGCAATATCTACGTATCATCGTAGGTAATGACCTTACACCTCATTAG
- the ehuB gene encoding ectoine/hydroxyectoine ABC transporter substrate-binding protein EhuB: MSVGFANERPYGYETEDGEPEGMSVDIATAIFSDLGVEELDGNVVDFSSLINGLNSNNFDAVTAGMYITPERCENANFTEPEYRMGEAMAVAPGNPLDLHSYEDVLTNPDATITVMAGGVEYGYLQDIAEELGVEANIETVNTIADNLAALEAGRTDAITMTEATLLTALEGSENSNIEVVEDFEQPVVNGEEVYGYGGTVFRAGDEELVKEYNDRLAEMKESGELVEIYEKYGLSEDNLPGDMTTEELCAG; encoded by the coding sequence ATTTCTGTTGGTTTTGCCAATGAACGTCCGTATGGCTATGAAACAGAAGACGGAGAGCCTGAGGGAATGTCCGTTGACATTGCTACAGCCATTTTCTCTGATTTAGGGGTTGAAGAGCTTGACGGAAACGTCGTTGATTTTAGTTCACTTATAAACGGACTGAATTCAAACAATTTTGATGCTGTTACAGCTGGGATGTATATTACCCCGGAACGGTGTGAGAATGCGAATTTTACGGAGCCAGAGTATCGAATGGGTGAAGCGATGGCCGTTGCTCCAGGGAACCCGCTTGACCTTCATAGCTATGAAGATGTTCTGACTAACCCCGATGCGACAATTACTGTCATGGCTGGTGGTGTGGAGTACGGTTATTTGCAAGACATTGCTGAAGAGTTAGGCGTTGAAGCCAATATAGAGACAGTGAATACGATTGCTGATAATTTAGCAGCACTAGAAGCTGGTCGTACGGATGCGATTACGATGACAGAGGCAACATTGCTCACCGCTTTAGAAGGTTCAGAGAACAGTAATATCGAAGTTGTCGAAGATTTTGAACAGCCTGTTGTTAATGGCGAAGAAGTGTACGGCTACGGAGGAACCGTTTTTCGCGCTGGTGATGAAGAGTTAGTCAAAGAATACAATGATCGCCTTGCGGAAATGAAAGAGTCCGGTGAACTTGTCGAGATTTATGAGAAATATGGTTTGAGTGAAGATAACTTACCTGGAGATATGACGACTGAAGAGCTTTGTGCCGGATAA
- the ehuC gene encoding ectoine/hydroxyectoine ABC transporter permease subunit EhuC, with protein sequence MNFIDIFLDILAAAKLTIVIMLVSMVFMFLIAFIAGLSRVSRSKIVRGMTLTYVEFFRGTSLLVQMFWIFYVVPELFGYILSPFLAGVIALSLNYGAYASEVVRSSIEAVPKGQMEAGIALNMSRRQQMLRIILPQAFRRMLPGFGNNVIELLKGTSLLSLITLTEATRTARNIANQDFQNYIEIFGALILVYFIIALPLVLMTKFLERLASKGVASV encoded by the coding sequence TTGAATTTTATCGACATCTTTTTAGATATTTTAGCTGCGGCGAAGCTAACAATCGTCATTATGCTCGTTTCAATGGTTTTTATGTTTTTAATCGCATTTATTGCGGGGCTTTCACGCGTTTCAAGAAGCAAAATCGTCCGCGGTATGACATTGACATACGTAGAATTCTTTCGCGGTACGTCTTTGCTCGTGCAGATGTTTTGGATATTTTACGTTGTACCTGAGCTATTTGGCTATATATTAAGCCCATTTCTCGCAGGAGTCATTGCGTTAAGTCTAAACTATGGCGCATATGCTTCTGAAGTTGTCCGCAGCTCAATCGAGGCCGTCCCTAAAGGGCAAATGGAAGCCGGTATTGCGTTAAACATGTCGAGGCGGCAACAAATGCTACGGATCATTTTACCTCAAGCTTTTCGTCGCATGCTTCCCGGATTTGGGAATAATGTCATTGAGCTATTGAAGGGGACATCTTTATTGTCTTTAATTACCTTAACCGAAGCGACGCGCACAGCAAGAAATATTGCCAACCAAGATTTTCAAAACTATATCGAAATTTTTGGCGCGTTGATTTTAGTGTATTTCATCATTGCTTTGCCACTCGTTCTGATGACTAAATTTCTTGAACGTCTTGCCTCCAAGGGGGTGGCTAGCGTATGA
- the ehuD gene encoding ectoine/hydroxyectoine ABC transporter permease subunit EhuD, producing MIVSSIWNWDVAIDAMPAMLGGMWNTFLITISAFIVALIVGLILTMLRRIPFKPLALLFYGLTEFIRMTPPLAQLLFVYYAWPQIPVVGVALPSFVAGTFTLGIHYSTYLSEIYRSGIEGVEKGQWEASKALNFSRFDTWRKVILPQAIPPVIPQLGNYLIVMFKETPLLIAIQFNEMLREAYLVGSATYSYVEVFTIAGLLFLVLSYPSSLLIRYLEKRMNNRYARKAKKVERKGVTT from the coding sequence ATGATCGTTAGTTCAATCTGGAACTGGGACGTTGCTATAGATGCGATGCCTGCGATGTTAGGCGGGATGTGGAACACGTTTCTCATTACCATCAGTGCATTTATCGTTGCGCTTATCGTCGGTTTAATTTTAACGATGCTGCGCCGAATTCCATTCAAGCCCTTGGCTCTGCTATTTTACGGTCTAACAGAGTTTATCCGGATGACGCCACCCTTAGCCCAATTGTTGTTTGTTTACTATGCCTGGCCGCAGATTCCAGTGGTAGGAGTAGCTTTGCCTTCATTTGTTGCTGGAACCTTCACCTTAGGAATTCATTATAGTACGTACTTATCAGAAATTTATCGTTCTGGGATTGAAGGGGTTGAAAAAGGACAGTGGGAGGCGAGTAAGGCACTTAACTTTAGTCGATTTGACACGTGGAGAAAAGTGATTTTGCCTCAGGCGATTCCGCCAGTCATTCCGCAATTAGGTAATTATTTAATTGTGATGTTCAAAGAAACACCATTGTTGATCGCCATCCAATTTAATGAGATGTTAAGGGAAGCATATCTCGTAGGTTCAGCGACGTATAGCTATGTTGAGGTCTTTACAATTGCTGGTCTATTGTTTTTAGTATTGAGCTATCCGTCCTCGTTGCTGATTAGGTATTTAGAAAAGCGTATGAACAATCGTTATGCACGTAAGGCAAAGAAAGTGGAGAGAAAGGGTGTAACGACATGA